The window TTAAGATGGATTGAACATGTGCAAATAAGATCGTTGAAGATactagtgaagaaaaaaaagatcacATGACTTTTAGTCTTGTGAAAAGGATAGAGAGAGAAATCAAGAAGAACACGAGAGGAAATTATCAAAAAGGATTCCATAGTAAATGATATGTATGAGAATTTGGTTTTTGACAGAGTCCAACAACATTATAATAATCTATGTAGTCCACCTCGTCTAGCAGAACAagactattgttgttgttgttgttgttatgaaAGCAGGTTGAGTATAAATTGgacacattatttttattgaacttTATACACATCTAAACcatgtaagaaattgaaatagtTAGATAAAGAACAACTATTCAAAATTCATAGATTGATACAGTACAAACTCCCAAGAACAATTAAGTGGTAGTTTTTAATGGAAAAGTAGAGATGACCAAGGAGCAACTGGTTGCTTATCAATACCAGGGGACGGCCTAGTTTGAAGTCTCTTTCTCATAGTTTACGGGTGCACATAATGCTAAAAGTCACAGGCTCACTCTTAGGCAGATACCCTCAGGCCTTTACTCCAAAGTCAAATGCATTCCCTGATCCTTTTTACCATATGTGTATGTTATACTATACAAGCTCAACTCCACTAGGCCACTGGAGAAGAGGCACCTTCAGCAATAAGCTATTCAAAGGAATATGGTGTTGAAGTGATCAATTCAATTAACCACCTTCTGGCCGGCCATGTTGTTGAACTACCCGGGAAAGATTAACCCGTTTTCTGTTATGAGTGTTATCAGCTGGTTTCTCATTAGCTGCTTCAATATGTTCCAATGTTTCAACAACTTCTTTCATTGATGGCCTGACTTTGGGCTCTGCTTGGATGCATTTAAGAGCAAGTTGAGCTAACTGTAAAGCTAAGTTGGATGGATACTTACCTTCCAACTTTGCATCCATAGTGCTTCTTATTTTCCCTCTATTTAGAAGATTTGATTTGAGCCAATCACTCAAGGACGTTTGCTCACACAGGAACATTATACCACTGATCCTCTTGCCAGTCAGCACCTCCaacaaaacaattccaaatccATACACGTCACTTTTTACGTACAAATGACCTACAcaattgatatgagatgatttAGCGTCTCGTCGCGCGTTTCCACAACAGGTTTATTAAGTAAATATGTTGACATTACCAGTAAAAATGTACTCGGGAGCAGCATAGCCATGCGTTCCCACAACCTGTGTCGTAACGTGAGTTTGATCAGGAGAATTGACAGATCTGGCTAAGCCAAAGTCTGATAACTTAGCCGTATATGTCTGTTACAAAGCAAAAATTAGAAAGAATTTTTTCTTGCATTACCCAGATCTTCAATAACATGCATGCTCCAAGTTTGAGAAATGAATTTTGTCTTTCACTTTTCAAGACGAGCAAAATGTGATCATGGGATATTCAATGCCCGAACCATAAAATGAACCTTACCGTGTCAAGTAATATATTTGAGGGTTTAAAAtctctatatataattttttcctcCAAGGAGTGTAGGAAATTCAGTCCCCTTGCTGCTCCAATCATAACCTTTAGCCTTGTGTCCCAAGAAAGTGGCCGAACATTTGCTCCTCCTGCAGAAGCAAAATCATGTGCATAGATCAGTGAAAATGATTAATCAATTTCCCCGAATTGTTACACATACTGGCTGCATCTCTTCTTACTTCCAAATAGGTGGTTATCCAAGCTGCCACGATGCATAAATTCATACACCAGGAAAAGTTCACTATTCTCTCGCCCAAATCCCAACAACTTAACAAGATTGGGGTGAGAAAGCCTTCCTAAGAAATTCACCTCTGACTGCACAAAAGAGAGCATcagtataaatattaaatagaagCCACATACCAATAAAAGGTGTGATCCTAATTTTGATGTGTTATTAATTCCAATACCTGCCATTCTGCAATTCCTTGGCTGCTTCCAGAATTCAATTTCTTGATGGCAATAGTCAACCCCTCTCCTCTTTTCTTTGCTGCTCTATCCTCAATCAAGCCCTTGAATACTGTACCAAAGCCCCCCTTTCCTAGCACAGTCTCAGCTCTGAAATTTTTGGTGGCTGCCTTCAATTCGGCCAGTGTAAATGCTCTCAAGTCTGCAACATCCAAGATCTGCCCATGAGGAAACTCCTCTTCATCTCTCACTCGAGAGGCTTGGCTAGTCTCAGAGCCCCAAAGGGATGTGCTAGTATTATTTCCTGTTGAGTAGTTATTACTACTACTTGGCCCAAAGAACCTGCTGATTCCTCCAGAGTGGCTGCTACGCCCAAGAGAAGTAGAATTGCCATTCTGTATTAATCTTGTGTTGCTGAGACCAGCAGAAAACTGAATACTCCCTGATACATTGTAACAAGAAGACAAAATTTGTCATGAAAAGTAACAAATGATGCTAAGATGCAAAAGTTTTAAATCTTGAATGGATCAAACATTTCATGATGAACTCTTGCTAATACCAGGGAGTTTCTTCTATGTTGTAATTGGGGATAGATTGGATGCAAATTCAGGTTGACTTCTCTGCTTGACTTGTTgaattgtctttaaaattgaTGAAATGATTATGCACTTATGCTAGGAACCAAAGCTATTAACGAGAAAACCATCAAGAACAGAGGTTGCGTTTGAATAAATTTCTTCATAACTACCTGTGAGAGAAGAAAATAgggaagtaaaataaaataaacttttccCATAggctaaaattagcttatgcataagttaaaatcaactttctGTAGAAGCTTTTGTCACTTAGCTTCTCCAAAAAACTGATCTTGACTTCAAAAGCTAATTTTAGTTCATGAGAtaatcttatttcatttttcttatcctACAAGTGTAAATGAAGAAGCTTATTCAAACGGGGACAAAACAcacctttcttcttccttgaaAATATTTGATTTCATATGCATAACACTGATAACAGTAACACATAACATCTGAGCATGAAGCTTTTCTATAATTCTATGGATGAAATAAGGAAAGTGTCGTTGACATGTTGGTTTACCTGATTGATTGTTGGGGTTGGGGGCAGTATTGGAGTTGCGGTGATCGCCTGGAGAACCTGATTGATGACTCCAACAATTCCCCATTATGTTGTTTCTGCTGTTTTACCTCAGCAGAAAAGCAGAGAAAAATGCTGAGAGGTGAATCTGACTTGGTTTTATAGTGACAGTGAAAAGAGTACAAAATATTATCTTTGAAGATAATGGCTGTACGTAAGTACTTGTATGTGTTGGAAACAAAGGAACCTTCCAAGAATTCTCCAAGAAAATACAATGATAATCATGTTTTGGCGTTGACCAATGGCATCGGTAGCGTGTTGATTGCAATTCTCAGCATGGCCAAAAATATTAAACAGGAGAATTTAACAATAATCGCAAAAGCTATATAGTTGTAGAAAAGACTTGTTGTGGCATGTAGTTGACTTTTgagtaaattttaataaaaaaaaattgaaaagaaaagaaagtaaaagtgtGTACAAAAGACTTGTTGTGGCATGTAGTtgaatagaaattaattttagcaAACAAAAAGGTATTTGACTTGCAATACATCTTACCTTACGGCAGTTTGGTTCAATTTGTCAAACAGGTTTGCCGTgattacttttgtttttttttttcttcttcttttattaagGCATCACTCTTCTAGATAAACTGAATTCCAATTATCTGCTATCAGCAATCAATCAATTATGCCTTATgagtattttttcttttggtagtttcaatatattttctaacaaatcttaaaaatcttttcgatatttttaaaaaaggtattaagtaagaaattatatatagttagtgtcttaaaaatttagaaagcaTTCAGTACtttctatatttaataaataaaggaacTAGTTGAAAACTATTGTGAAAAATTTTAAGTTATTCATCAATCTTAGCGACAAAAGTCAACAAAACATATATAGACAATCAATTAAACAACATGTGGGTTCAGTGATAATCAGTTAAACATGTCGACAAACTTTAGACGTTAATTAACTACATTTATTTAACTGAATTAAAACACTTGGATCCAAAAGACATTTGGTGGAGCGGTCAAGTATACTTAAATATACatcacataaataattttaaatttttatcataacATTGATTAAAGTTTAAAAGTTATTTGATAAAGCGTGAAAATTTCtaatagtaatttaaaatattaaataaattaggcTCATACTTCCAATCAAGTGTATCACATAATTCACATTCTCACTAATCTTACTTAATATTGCCGTTAAAAAAACTGATTATGTATTCACTTCCATTGTACAAGTAAATTCATACTCAAAAAGTTTTTACAAATTTCCTTTTTCTCGGCGCAATTTTTCTGTCTCCAAACTCTTACTTCTTAAATAATTCTATATAAAATCATGAGGGGAGGGGCAAGGGCCATGGTTGCCACCTTTGAGTTGTTAATGAAACTGGATTCAATTTTTATTgcacaaatatttttctctgGTAAATAATATGTAATTGTATTATTAACTTCCATTGAAAATGTCAAACATTTGAATCTTAAAGTTAGCTTCCCTCCTTCTTAAGTTTAAcccttttaataaaaatctttaATTGAAGAGATATTtgtcataaatttattttctgagTCCATAATGAAGCGATATTTTACGTACTATTTTTAAAACAGATTCTTATCTTAATATGAAGTGAAGATACATATCTATAACAAGTGTTGtagttattaacttattattctCAAGGTTCAAGTGCtatattgtaaataaaaaagtatccaTCAGGTCGAATTTGTAAGGAAAAACTGTTAAAGattgagaaaaaaagttatattggaagttatttattttacccGGTGAAACGTGAACTACACTATGTGACACGGATTAGAAGAATAACCATGACAAACACACATGTCATCACAAACATCACAAGCCATGTTAAGCAAGAAGTCTTTGAACTCTCCGAGTATATTGCCGTTGCTCGCACATTGGCACGACCGGTGCTTGCCAAGCTATGCTCAATAGCCTTTTCGGTAGAATCAAGTATCTGCAACCCACCCACAATCAATTCATTAGGTTAACACCCCGTCATTCTAACTCCCAAATGTGAGATACTTGTCAACAAGGTTATGGCTTATACAAAGAATAAATCTAACGACCATGCAAAGGTTATATGGAATGGTGCATCTATATTATAACTCACTCCTATCAAGATCACCATAGAGGaaatatacttttattaataaaacttcATTGGGGATAAAAGAGGATTTGCTTGTAAGAAACTTTTTCCTTGATGAGAACAGTATTGACTACCACACCACTGTCACAACTCACAAGGTATTAACACTCCCATTCCTTCACTCTCACCATGCTAAAATAAGATACATTTAGCATCACCATCTCATACAACCGTTTAGCAGTTAGACAAGCAGGATTGAATGAAAATATGAGTTTCGAGACCTTTTCAGTGTTTTGCAGGGACTGGCTCATCATGAGACTACTCTCTTTGAGTTGTTTTGCCAACACTACCATCTCATCAGTCAAATTATCTTGAAgcattctaaattaaaaaaattgaacaaaataaaacaactgAGTGATCAATGAAAACACAGTGATACACACAATAAATGCAAAGTATATACTCCCTTTTgatctcaaatataagaaaaaagaaatgactCACGCTAACTAAGAAAGTTAGTTAACCACATTCAATTGCAtcaatctcaattaaaaaataatttttttttccaaattatcCTTCATTGGAACTTAGTATAAGGAATAAAAATGAGTCATTGGAACTAAAACCTCAATTAAATGAGGTAAAAttagatgaatttttttttatatttgatagcaagaaaaaaatgttttttttcttcttatatttgagattgGAGGGAGTAGAGAGTAAatgtaaacaaatataaaaattattgatcTAATACATTTGCACCCATAACCTAATAGAAATTATTGGTATCATAATGTTAGTGATTCAGAAACATCCTGAGGACTAATCAATGAAGACCAAATAAACTCTCAAATATACATGATCCTAATAGTCCACCATATTAAGCTAGTAAGAAATGGTAACCGGTAAGTCTAACAATATATCAACGATTGACCTTAATTCATCAGTGCTTATCCTGAAGAAAAATATACTTTGCTGTTCTAGAGAAATTGACATATAAACT of the Glycine max cultivar Williams 82 chromosome 13, Glycine_max_v4.0, whole genome shotgun sequence genome contains:
- the LOC100813304 gene encoding probable serine/threonine-protein kinase PIX13 isoform X1 encodes the protein MGNCWSHQSGSPGDHRNSNTAPNPNNQSGSIQFSAGLSNTRLIQNGNSTSLGRSSHSGGISRFFGPSSSNNYSTGNNTSTSLWGSETSQASRVRDEEEFPHGQILDVADLRAFTLAELKAATKNFRAETVLGKGGFGTVFKGLIEDRAAKKRGEGLTIAIKKLNSGSSQGIAEWQSEVNFLGRLSHPNLVKLLGFGRENSELFLVYEFMHRGSLDNHLFGRGANVRPLSWDTRLKVMIGAARGLNFLHSLEEKIIYRDFKPSNILLDTTYTAKLSDFGLARSVNSPDQTHVTTQVVGTHGYAAPEYIFTGHLYVKSDVYGFGIVLLEVLTGKRISGIMFLCEQTSLSDWLKSNLLNRGKIRSTMDAKLEGKYPSNLALQLAQLALKCIQAEPKVRPSMKEVVETLEHIEAANEKPADNTHNRKRVNLSRVVQQHGRPEGG
- the LOC100813304 gene encoding probable serine/threonine-protein kinase PIX13 isoform X2; the encoded protein is MGNCWSHQSGSPGDHRNSNTAPNPNNQSGSIQFSAGLSNTRLIQNGNSTSLGRSSHSGGISRFFGPSSSNNYSTGNNTSTSLWGSETSQASRVRDEEEFPHGQILDVADLRAFTLAELKAATKNFRAETVLGKGGFGTVFKGLIEDRAAKKRGEGLTIAIKKLNSGSSQGIAEWQSEVNFLGRLSHPNLVKLLGFGRENSELFLVYEFMHRGSLDNHLFGRGANVRPLSWDTRLKVMIGAARGLNFLHSLEEKIIYRDFKPSNILLDTVVGTHGYAAPEYIFTGHLYVKSDVYGFGIVLLEVLTGKRISGIMFLCEQTSLSDWLKSNLLNRGKIRSTMDAKLEGKYPSNLALQLAQLALKCIQAEPKVRPSMKEVVETLEHIEAANEKPADNTHNRKRVNLSRVVQQHGRPEGG